A genomic window from Cotesia glomerata isolate CgM1 linkage group LG7, MPM_Cglom_v2.3, whole genome shotgun sequence includes:
- the LOC123269671 gene encoding uncharacterized protein LOC123269671: protein MDKECPHCHALKFKNEPTGMCCASGKVQLPEIETPPEPLNGFLIGTDPDSNVFLKSIRRFNSCFQMTSFGATEIVRNTNANGQQFNWTFKIRGQFYYKMGSLLPMPNEPHKFLQIYFMGGEDSGSAVANRVNARCDYNNLDSLHARRIVSELDALLNEHNELLKIFKSHMHQLQSDNHAIVINPDKTPAGEHIRRFNAPIVDDVAGIMVGDCTAAREIVIRRRNNNLQFIADTHRSYYALQYPLIFWKGQDGYCINIKQRDLVSGAETNKNVSSKNYYAYRLMIRRGLDNVILRCRELCQQFMVDMYAKIESERLRYLRYNQQKLRAEEYIHLRDAINNNADVAEIGNHVILPSSYVGSPRHMQEYIQDALTFVREYGRPCLFITFTCNPKWPEITSLLLPGQNAIRRHDITARVFRQKLKSLISFITKSHVFDPTRCWMYSVEWQKRGLPHAHILVWFIDKIRLEEIDSIISAEIPDLSTDQLLFDIVTTNMIHGPCGTLNSSSPCMADGKCTKNFPKDFTNNTVTNVDGYPIYRRRNPENGGQSFIKNIINTDIDIDNRWVVPYSPLLNKTYNAHINVEFCSSVKSIKYICKYVHKGSDMAVFRVENTNVKASPVNKNDEITLYQIGRYISSNEAAWRIFGFPIHERDPAVVQLAIHLENGQRVFFTNETAIDRAINPPKTM, encoded by the exons ATGGACAAGGAATGTCCGCATTGTCATGctctgaaattcaaaaatgagccAACTGGGATGTGTTGCGCGTCAGGAAAAGTGCAACTACCTGAAAttgaaacaccacctgaacCATTGAACGGCTTCCTTATCGGCACGGATCCAGATTCTAACGTGTTCCTGAAGTCAATTCGAAGATTCAATTCatgctttcaaatgacatcgttcggagcaacagaaatagttcGAAATACTAATGCAAATGGTCAACAATTCAATTGGACATTCAAAATCAGAggccaattttattataaaatgggCTCACTGCTGCCAATGCCAAACGAACCACATAAATTCTTACAAATCTACTTTATGGGCGGCGAGGATTCCGGAAGCGCAGTTGCCAATCGCGTGAATGCACGTTGTGATTATAATAACCTTGATTCACTTCATGCCAGGCGCATCGTCAGCGAGCTAGATGCTCTTTTGAACGAGCACAACgagttgttgaaaatattcaaatcacaTATGCACCAATTACAAAGCGATAATCACGCTATCGTCATTAATCCTGATAAAACACCAGCTGGAGAGCATATTCGTAGATTCAATGCACCCATTGTTGATGATGTTGCTGGAATCATGGTTGGCGATTGTACAGCTGCACGAGAAATTGTGATTcgtagaagaaataataatcttcagttCATTGCTGACACACATCGTTCATATTACGCTCTCCAATATCCGCTAATATTCTGGAAGGGACAAGACGGATATTGCATAAACATAAAACAACGAGATCTCGTATCAG GAGctgaaacaaacaagaacgtTAGCTCAAAGAATTATTATGCGTACCGATTAATGATTAGACGTGGCCTGGACAACGTCATTTTACGATGTCGTGAGCTTTGTCAACAATTCATGGTCGACATGTACGCGAAGATTGAGAGCGAACGACTACGATACTTACGATATAATCAACAAAAGCTGCGCGCGGAAGAGTACATTCATTTGCGAGACGCTATCAACAACAACGCCGACGTCGCCGAAATTGGTAACCATGTCATTTTACCATCATCGTACGTAGGCAGTCCACGTCATATGCAAGAATATATACAGGATGCTCTGACTTTCGTGCGCGAATATGGACGAccatgtttatttatcacgttCACATGTAATCCAAAATGGCCAGAGATTACATCTTTGCTACTGCCTGGCCAAAATGCAATACGTCGCCATGACATTACAGCACGTGTGTTCAGACAAAAGTTGAAGTCTTTAATAAGTTTCATTACTAAATCACATGTATTTGATCCCACACGTTGCTGGATGTATTCGGTTGAGTGGCAAAAGCGAGGATTACCTCATGCTCACATTTTGGTTTGGTTCATCGACAAAATCCGTCTTGAAGAAATCGATAGTATCATTTCTGCGGAAATTCCAGATCTATCCACTGACCAACTgctgtttgatattgttacaACAAACATGATTCATGGTCCATGTGGTACTCTTAATAGTTCATCGCCTTGCATGGCTGATGGAAaatgtactaaaaatttccctaAAGATTTTACCAATAATACGGTCACAAATGTCGACGGATACCCAATATATCGTCGAAGAAATCCTGAAAATGGCggacaatcatttattaaaaatatcatcaacacAGACATTGATATTGACAATCGTTGGGTGGTGCCATATTCGCCTCTGCTGAACAAGACATATAATgctcatattaatgttgagtTCTGCAGTTCTGTGAAGAGCATCAAATACATTTGCAAGTATGTCCATAAAGGCAGTGATATGGCTGTGTTTAGAGTGGAAAATACTAATGTGAAAGCTTCTCCAGTGAATAAAAACGATGAAATAACGCTCTACCAAATTGGTCGGTACATCAGCTCCAATGAAGCTGCTTGGCGTATCTTTGGTTTTCCAATTCATGAACGGGATCCAGCAGTTGTTCAGTTAGCCATCCATCTTGAAAACGGTCAGCGTGTATTTTTCACAAACGAGACAGCGATTGATCGTGCAATAAATCCACCTAAAACTATGTAA